In Kitasatospora gansuensis, a genomic segment contains:
- the erpA gene encoding iron-sulfur cluster insertion protein ErpA, with protein sequence MSVQDETTVESGLLLSDAAAAKVKGLLDQEGRDDLALRVAVQPGGCSGLRYQLFFDERSLDGDVVKDFNGVKVVTDRMSAPYLGGATVDFVDTIEKQGFTIDNPNATGSCACGDSFS encoded by the coding sequence GAGACCACCGTCGAGAGTGGTCTGCTCCTCTCCGATGCCGCCGCGGCCAAGGTCAAGGGGCTGCTGGACCAGGAAGGCCGCGACGACCTCGCGCTGCGCGTCGCCGTGCAGCCCGGTGGCTGCTCGGGCCTGCGCTACCAGCTCTTCTTCGACGAGCGTTCGCTCGACGGCGACGTCGTGAAGGACTTCAACGGCGTCAAGGTCGTGACCGACCGGATGAGCGCCCCCTACCTCGGCGGCGCGACCGTCGACTTCGTCGACACCATCGAGAAGCAGGGCTTCACGATCGACAACCCGAACGCCACCGGCTCCTGCGCCTGCGGCGACTCGTTCAGCTAA
- a CDS encoding carbohydrate kinase family protein produces the protein MRIAVAGSIATDHLTTFPGRFADQLVAEQLHTVSLSFLVDTLDIRRGGVAPNIAFGMGVLGLRPILVGAAGADFEEYRSWLERNGVDTGSVHISETAHTARFMCTTDLDHNQIASFYTGAMSEARNIELKPIHDRVGGLDLVLIGADDPQAMVRHTQECRTRGYAFAADPSQQLARLEGEDIREIVDGATYLFTNEYEAALIESKTGWSGEEILGRVGTRVTTLGAKGVRIQRAGEPDVTVGCPVEERKADPTGVGDGFRAGFLAGISWGLGLERSAQIGCMLATLVIETVGTQEYELRHGAFLERFAVAYGDEAAAEVRSKLTA, from the coding sequence GTGCGCATCGCCGTCGCCGGCTCGATCGCCACCGACCACCTGACGACCTTCCCGGGCCGTTTCGCCGACCAGTTGGTCGCCGAGCAGCTGCACACGGTCTCGCTCTCGTTCCTGGTGGACACCCTCGACATCCGCCGCGGCGGGGTCGCCCCGAACATCGCCTTCGGCATGGGCGTGCTCGGCCTGCGCCCGATCCTGGTCGGCGCGGCCGGCGCGGACTTCGAGGAGTACCGCAGTTGGCTGGAGCGCAACGGTGTCGACACCGGCTCCGTGCACATCTCGGAGACCGCGCACACCGCGCGCTTCATGTGCACCACGGACCTGGACCACAACCAGATCGCCTCGTTCTACACCGGTGCGATGTCCGAGGCCCGCAACATCGAGCTCAAGCCGATCCACGACCGGGTCGGCGGCCTCGACCTGGTGCTGATCGGTGCGGACGACCCGCAGGCGATGGTCCGGCACACCCAGGAGTGCCGCACCCGTGGCTACGCCTTCGCGGCCGACCCCTCGCAGCAGCTCGCCCGGCTCGAGGGCGAGGACATCCGGGAGATCGTGGACGGCGCCACGTACCTGTTCACCAACGAGTACGAGGCCGCACTGATCGAGAGCAAGACCGGCTGGAGCGGCGAGGAGATCCTCGGCCGGGTCGGCACCCGGGTCACCACCCTCGGCGCCAAGGGTGTCCGGATCCAGCGGGCCGGCGAGCCCGACGTCACGGTCGGCTGCCCGGTCGAGGAGCGCAAGGCCGACCCGACGGGCGTGGGCGACGGCTTCCGGGCCGGCTTCCTGGCGGGTATCTCGTGGGGGCTCGGGCTGGAGCGGTCGGCGCAGATCGGCTGCATGCTGGCCACGCTGGTGATCGAGACCGTCGGCACGCAGGAGTACGAGCTGCGGCACGGGGCGTTCCTGGAGCGGTTCGCGGTGGCGTACGGGGATGAAGCGGCGGCCGAGGTCCGCAGCAAGCTGACCGCGTAA
- a CDS encoding cysteine desulfurase/sulfurtransferase TusA family protein — MSYFDVASTAPLHPVARQALTAALDEGWADPARLYRSGRQARMLLDAARETVAEVLGCRADEVSFTASGTQAVQLGMLGALTGRRRTGRHLVHSAVEHSSVLHTAERVAADGGSVSVAPVDRQGRVTAPEFAALLRDDTALAVLQSANHEVGTLQPVEETAALLGDVPLLVDAAQSAGRLPVPAGWSLLTASAHKWGGPAGVGVLAVRKGVRYASPLPADERESGRVPGYVNVPAIVAAAASLRAVRAEAETENARLHALVDRIRRQVPQLVPEVEVVGDPVHRLPHLVTFSCLYVDGEVLLTELDREGFAVSSGSSCTSSTLTPSHVLAAMGVLTEGNIRISLPPGTPEADITRFLDLLPRLVADVRAPLGLDLPAPAGTTDTLVLDMLGKRCPLPVIELAKRITEVPIGGTVVVLADDAAARLDIPAWCDMRSQTYAGEALPTDYGFTHGTAYLITRTA; from the coding sequence GTGTCCTACTTCGACGTGGCCTCCACTGCACCGCTGCACCCCGTCGCCCGGCAGGCGCTGACCGCCGCCCTGGACGAGGGCTGGGCCGACCCCGCCCGGCTGTACCGCTCCGGGCGGCAGGCCCGGATGCTGCTCGACGCCGCCCGGGAGACCGTCGCCGAGGTGCTCGGCTGCCGCGCCGACGAGGTCTCCTTCACCGCGAGCGGCACCCAGGCCGTCCAGTTGGGGATGCTCGGTGCACTGACCGGCCGCCGCCGGACGGGCCGTCACCTGGTCCATTCGGCCGTCGAGCACTCCAGCGTGCTGCACACCGCCGAACGGGTGGCGGCGGACGGCGGCAGCGTCTCGGTCGCCCCGGTGGACCGCCAGGGGCGGGTCACCGCCCCGGAGTTCGCCGCCCTGCTCCGGGACGACACCGCGCTGGCCGTGCTGCAGTCCGCCAACCACGAGGTCGGCACCCTCCAGCCGGTCGAGGAGACCGCCGCCCTGCTCGGCGACGTCCCGCTCCTGGTGGACGCCGCCCAGTCGGCCGGTCGGCTCCCGGTCCCCGCCGGCTGGTCCCTGCTCACCGCCAGCGCCCACAAGTGGGGCGGCCCCGCCGGGGTCGGCGTCCTCGCCGTCCGCAAGGGCGTCCGGTACGCCTCGCCGCTGCCCGCCGACGAACGGGAGAGCGGCCGGGTCCCGGGCTACGTCAACGTCCCCGCCATCGTCGCGGCCGCCGCCTCACTGCGCGCCGTCCGGGCCGAGGCCGAGACCGAGAACGCCCGGCTGCACGCCCTGGTGGACCGGATCCGCCGTCAGGTGCCGCAGCTGGTCCCCGAGGTGGAGGTGGTCGGCGACCCCGTCCACCGGCTCCCCCACCTGGTCACCTTCTCCTGCCTCTACGTCGACGGCGAGGTCCTGCTCACCGAACTCGACCGGGAAGGCTTCGCGGTCTCCTCCGGCTCCTCCTGCACGTCCAGCACCCTGACACCCAGCCACGTGCTGGCCGCGATGGGCGTACTGACCGAGGGAAACATCCGGATCTCGCTGCCCCCCGGCACCCCCGAAGCGGACATCACCCGCTTCCTCGACCTGCTCCCCCGCCTGGTCGCCGACGTCCGGGCCCCCCTCGGCCTCGACCTCCCCGCCCCGGCCGGCACCACGGACACCCTGGTCCTCGACATGCTCGGCAAACGCTGCCCCCTGCCGGTCATCGAACTCGCCAAGCGCATCACCGAAGTCCCGATCGGCGGCACCGTCGTGGTCCTCGCCGACGACGCAGCCGCCCGCCTCGACATCCCCGCCTGGTGCGACATGCGGTCGCAGACCTACGCCGGCGAAGCTCTCCCGACCGACTACGGCTTCACCCACGGCACGGCGTACTTGATCACTCGCACTGCATAG
- the ctaC gene encoding aa3-type cytochrome oxidase subunit II, which yields MSPNGSDRSPRRTMRRKLPQALALGLVIATATGCSANKLPRLGLPSPVTAEGPMVLRMWQGSWIAALVVGALMWGLIIWSVIFHRRSRTKVEVPPQTRYNLPIEALYTAVPLVIVSVLFYFVARDEARLTQTSAKPDHMINVVGFQWSWAFNYENTENPDPANTQAAYEVGTPAEPPTLYLPINETVQFRLTSRDVIHDFWPVNFLMKQDVVPGVVNKFEVTPTSYGTFRGKCAELCGVDHSRMLFNVKVVDRAEYDKHLAELRAKGQKGAVPSGITTMGSEK from the coding sequence GTGAGTCCCAACGGCTCCGACCGCTCGCCGCGGCGCACGATGCGGCGGAAGCTGCCTCAGGCGCTGGCACTGGGCCTCGTCATCGCGACCGCCACCGGCTGCTCGGCCAATAAGCTTCCCAGGCTTGGCCTCCCCAGCCCCGTCACCGCCGAGGGCCCGATGGTCCTCCGGATGTGGCAGGGCTCGTGGATCGCGGCTCTGGTGGTCGGCGCACTGATGTGGGGTCTGATCATCTGGAGTGTGATCTTCCACCGCCGCAGCCGCACCAAGGTGGAGGTCCCCCCGCAGACCCGGTACAACCTGCCGATCGAGGCGTTGTACACCGCGGTCCCCCTCGTCATCGTCTCGGTGCTCTTCTACTTCGTCGCACGTGACGAGGCCCGGTTGACCCAGACCTCCGCCAAGCCGGACCACATGATCAACGTGGTCGGCTTCCAGTGGAGCTGGGCGTTCAACTACGAGAACACCGAGAACCCGGACCCGGCCAACACCCAGGCCGCGTACGAGGTCGGCACCCCGGCCGAGCCGCCGACGCTCTACCTGCCGATCAACGAGACGGTGCAGTTCCGCCTCACCTCGCGGGACGTCATCCACGACTTCTGGCCGGTCAACTTCCTGATGAAGCAGGACGTCGTCCCGGGCGTGGTGAACAAGTTCGAGGTCACCCCGACCTCGTACGGCACCTTCCGCGGTAAGTGCGCGGAGCTCTGTGGTGTGGACCACTCGCGGATGCTGTTCAACGTCAAGGTCGTGGACCGGGCGGAGTACGACAAGCACCTGGCGGAGCTTCGGGCCAAGGGCCAGAAGGGCGCGGTGCCCTCGGGCATCACCACCATGGGAAGTGAGAAGTGA